Proteins from one Toxotes jaculatrix isolate fToxJac2 chromosome 13, fToxJac2.pri, whole genome shotgun sequence genomic window:
- the prrc2a gene encoding protein PRRC2A isoform X3, which yields MSERSGQTAKGKEGKTKYASLNLFDTYKGKSLETQKPVVPPRHGLQSLGKVASARRMPPPANLPSLKAENKGNDPNVSLVPKDGTGWASKQELADPKSTDALSAPQPESQQPVASQTPAPTRPRTPPASEALAPASTQAVGARSWAQASVTHGTQGDGGKGSNLPSPFSREEFPTLQAAGDQDRAGREQGTADQWYGPGPSLRPPNVTSWRDGGGRALAPTLSGEGAAEGGTGGALVIDGAAGVPPPNSQTHGPPRNPPAGSPALPLPQPPVGPGFPPYRGIMPPFMYPPYLPFPAPYGPQGPYRYPPPGEGPAPRFSRGQGGPDSRPQGSPRDAGGEVVKRPSILKQDDLKELDELDHDGDEGWAGAHEEIDYSAKLKFSDDEGEEEAEDDRTESKDDLREQQRSQDAPPATSRSRASDSGGDTRRTPPSNVDNGPQPPSSKPGWAEEGGSGWVGQGAPSNYQDRPHNQGVSLGPGKPGPTQHQPAAGGPTAPSQPGVLVHGAQGDDEDETWRQRRKQSSSEISAAVERARRRREEEERRMEEERRAACAEKLKRLDEKQQQQQGSNVGGGGSSSKTPSLDGNSTVATAGSPSPSISASASSPNISQPPSPCVDPEEPPVLAVQPGTGPVVSDRQRANSNSSYDSSADVQQCPPPAVSQPQQPTLDVPLPVESKEETTVSPHIRAGSGSERGVDPVKIENIGGTAGRQASGPPGQGYSKYQKSLPPRFQRQQQEQLLKQQQQWQQQQQQQQQQHSQASQSQLSPQPQPPQGPSPGSTPQAGPGPKQGGPLFQPSNMVRPPPLPMNFDPRWMMMPYMDPRMMQGRPPPMDYYSAGMHPSGLIGRERSDSGGSGSDPFDRQQQHPGHPHRGTPPMDPKLAWGPEVFPGGGEGRGLTSPLRQKQALEDDDVSKGPRSDTPPHRMREGGLGPIQQPISSSGTTNQTPPPPVGTQVGTQGGSHHPHHYMGGRGNYSNFPDQGARMQPHQQQQQRASERGNQPHGFSHQDEGPPRGSQQGQIWGAPHPHYDRNGRADLPPVEGNSHLHHHHSHHPQQPHFPLHSHKPENTRDRVVEAPAKKTDSSPPLHQPSLSSSCSSSSSSSSAREDGSVKVALHHHPSQREGEAGIGHSLGERGNSGNAGSNSHVKQEKTGPAYAPHTSMTSSPPPSQHGSHTQPQQQQQHPHPKPNQRGGREHKTETQWGPRPGSNMGGGSSHGRRANNAGGGNSGRGGEDSSNIPSDHKSSNQTGGSNASKRAGPIKKPVLKEMKREGGEADGGEKTNPGFGKDKDQDGGHPASTKQEASSISQNTSAPSKDEPAQTAKPRNGGKERSSGGGGGGSGRGPKDVDTTSSGFSGSSSRRDRDRSFERGGNTSHHHGVPAKGSRASRGRGGEFYGRGRGYRGTYTASAGATGSSRGRMGGRSGRDYRSSVGGGHHQESKGEGTGGRHGQDRSQHNPARARNRSETRSEGSEYEEIPKRRRERGSETGSESGASDLGHSDKEDNQKPNTKNGSDNANTTGSGIMSSAPPRGSQARVFTPRGVPSRRGRGGGSGGGTIYRSSGNVGGTPGGHRVGPSSGSHGGSSKSSASARKQQGPPQTSGPKDLGRGGNGGEKKDKIADSSQTQTQGTNPPQPSLPATAPATLGSTENGGVVTQQASTNSTSNAGGPNALPLPANRGFPPSGFERPPRRRRHGRSQHQQDKPPRFRKLKERENAARINGGVGVIGGGRPSSPSLNSVQDSNGAPIPAPMTGNAQNANHNATLTTNSNSGGGHLGNANSHHHHHYNQGNAGPTHPQHHHSHGAKSPDFTNQNSDQANEEWETASESSDFTEFRDREGGGGGGKTYSSHHHHHLGRGGGGSGGGGVVEREIAGKEPSANKRSFSSQRPGMERQNRRVNAGGPGGGGGGRGPRGPPGGGSGGPGNGGGNRGEKRGNWPSPKNRK from the exons ATGTCAGAGCGCTCTGGGCAAACTGCAAAGGGGAAGGAAGGCAAAACCAAGTATGCGTCTCTCAACCTGTTTGATACATACAAAGGAAAGAGCCTTGAAACACAAAAGCCTGTTG TTCCCCCCCGCCATGGCCTGCAGTCTCTTGGTAAAGTTGCCTCCGCACGGCGTATGCCACCCCCTGCGAACCTGCCCAGTCTgaaggcagagaacaaaggCAACGACCCCAACGTCTCGCTCGTTCCCAAAGACGGCACAGGATGGGCAAGCAAACAGGAACTAGCAGACCCAAAGAG TACCGATGCATTGTCAGCACCGCAGCCGGAATCGCAGCAGCCTGTGGCTTCACAGACACCTGCACCGACCCGCCCGAGAACCCCGCCAGCTTCAGAG GCTCTGGCCCCAGCTTCAACCCAGGCCGTAGGGGCAAGGTCCTGGGCACAGGCCAGTGTTACACATGGAACACAAGGGGATG gtggaAAGGGATCAAACCTACCGTCGCCATTCTCTCGCGAGGAATTTCCCACCCTGCAGGCGGCTGGCGACCAGGACAGAGCTGGCAGAGAACAGGGCACTGCAGATCAGTGGTATGGGCCCGGACCAAGCCTCCGCCCCCCGA aCGTTACAAGTTGGCGGGACGGTGGGGGCCGAGCCCTGGCGCCCACCCTGTCTGGGGAGGGGGCAGCAGAGGGTGGCACTGGTGGGGCTTTGGTGATAGATGGGGCAGCTGGGGTCCCCCCTCCAAACTCCCAGACCCACGGGCCACCTAGGAACCCTCCTGCAGGCAGCCCCGCCTTGCCTCTGCCCCAGCCCCCTGTGGGGCCTGGGTTCCCCCCTTACCGAGGGATTATGCCTCCCTTT aTGTATCCTCCCTATCTGCCTTTCCCGGCTCCCTATGGTCCTCAAGGGCCCTACAGGTACCCGCCACCTGGGGAAGGGCCAGCTCCAAG GTTCTCACGTGGGCAGGGAGGTCCTGACAGCAGGCCTCAGGGCAGCCCACGTGATGCAGGTGGAGAGGTGGTGAAGCGACCCTCTATCCTGAAGCAGGACGACCTAAAGGAGCTAGACGAGCTGGACCACGATGGAGACGAGGGCTGGGCAG GGGCTCATGAGGAGATTGATTACTCTGCCAAGTTGAAGTTTAGTGAtgatgaaggagaggaagaggcgGAAGACGACAGAACCGAGAGCAAGGATGACTTGCG tgagcagcagaggtCCCAGGATGCCCCACCTGCAACCTCACGTTCTCGAGCCTCGGACAGCGGGGGAGACACCCGCCGCACCCCTCCCTCTAATGTTGACAATGGCCCCCAACCTCCCTCCAGCAAGCCAGGATGGGCCGAGGAGGGAGGCAGTGGTTGGGTGGGCCAGGGAGCACCATCCAACTACCAG GACCGGCCCCACAACCAGGGTGTGTCTCTAGGCCCTGGTAAACCTGGTCCCACCCAGCATCAGCCAGCAGCAGGAGGCCCTACTGCTCCTTCCCAGCCAGGTGTGCTGGTCCATGGGGCCCAGggggatgatgaggatgagacTTGGCGTCAGCGCAGGAAGCAATCCTCCTCTGagatctctgctgctgtggagcgAGCCCGTCGCCGCCGCGAGGAGGAAGAGCgtaggatggaggaggagaggcgtGCTGCTTGTGCCGAGAAGCTAAAGAGGCTGGATgagaagcagcaacagcagcagggcAGCAACGTAGGAGGTGGTGGTAGCAGCAGTAAAACCCCCAGCCTTGATGGAAACTCTACAGTTGCCACAGCAGGCAGTCCGAGTCCATCTATTTCAGCTTCTGCCTCCTCCCCCAACATCAGCCAGCCTCCATCACCCTGTGTGGACCCTGAGGAGCCCCCAGTGCTGGCTGTCCAGCCAGGCACTGGTCCTGTGGTCAGTGACAGGCAGCGAgccaacagcaacagcagctatGACTCTAGTGCAG ATGTCCAGCAGTGCCCCCCGCCAGCTGtgtcacagccacagcagcccACGCTGGATGTACCTTTACCAGTGGAGAGTAAGGAAGAGACAACAGTCAGTCCTCACATTCGTGCAGGAAGTGGAAGTGAAAGAGGAGTTGACCCAGTAAAGATTGAGAATATCGGTGGGACAGCAGGTCGTCAGGCCAGTGGTCCCCCTGGCCAGGGTTATTCAAAGTACCAGAAGTCTCTTCCACCACGAtttcagaggcagcagcag gAACAGcttctgaagcagcagcagcagtggcagcagcaacaacagcagcagcagcaacagcacagcCAGGCATCACAAAGCCAGCTGTCCCCTCAGCCCCAGCCTCCTCAGGGTCCTTCACCAGGTTCGACACCCCAGGCAGGACCTGGTCCCAAGCAGGGTGGACCCCTGTTTCAGCCCAGCAATATGGTTCGACCTCCACCCCTGCCAATGAATTTCGACCCTCGCTGGATGATGATGCCCTACATGGACCCTCGCATGATGCAGGGCCGCCCTCCACCCATGGACTACTATTCAGCTGGCATGCACCCGTCTG GGCTCATTGGGCGTGAGCGGTCTGATTCAGGAGGATCCGGTTCAGACCCCTTCGACAGGCAACAGCAGCATCCAGGGCACCCTCACCGTGGGACCCCCCCTATGGATCCTAAGTTGGCCTGGGGGCCAGAGGTATTCCCTGGCGGAGGGGAGGGCCGTGGGCTAACCTCCCCACTGAGGCAGAAGCAGGCATTGGAGGATGATGATGTGTCCAAAGGACCAAG GAGTGACACTCCTCCACACCGCATGCGAGAGGGTGGATTAGGACCCATCCAGCAACCCATCTCCAGCTCTGGGACAACCAATCagacccctcctcctcctgttggcACTCAAGTGGGCACCCAGGGAGGTAGCCACCACCCTCATCACTACATGGGTGGGCGGGGCAATTACAGCAACTTCCCTGACCAGGGTGCAAGGATGCAACCccatcagcagcaacagcagagggCGAGTGAAAGGGGAAACCAGCCACATGGCTTCAGCCACCAGGATGAAGGGCCTCCCCGAGGATCTCAGCAGGGCCAGATATGGGGAGCCCCACACCCGCACTATGATCGTAATGGTCGTGCAGACCTCCCACCTGTTGAGGGCAACTCTCACCTCCACCATCATCACAGCCACCACCCTCAGCAGCCTCACTTCCCTCTCCACTCCCATAAGCCGGAGAACACCCGGGACAGGGTTGTTGAGGCCCCTGCTAAGAAGACGGactcctctccccctcttcacCAACCTTCCCTCTCAtcttcctgctcttcttcctcctcctcttcatctgcaAGGGAAGATGGGAGTGTCAAAGTTGCCCTGCATCATCACCCATCTCAGAGAGAGGGTGAAGCTGGTATCGGGCACAGTCTTGGAGAAAGAGGGAACAGTGGTAATGCTGGCAGTAACAGTCatgtgaaacaggaaaaaacaggCCCAGCATATGCTCCCCATACCTCCATGACTTCTAGTCCACCTCCCTCTCAACATGGCAGTCATActcagcctcagcagcagcagcagcatccccatcctaaaccaaaccaaagagGGGGCCGGGAGCATAAGACAGAGACCCAATGGGGTCCACGCCCTGGCAGTAATATGGGTGGAGGGTCCTCTCATGGCAGGAGGGCCAACAATGCAGGAGGTGGTAACAGTGGCCGTGGAGGGGAGGACTCCTCCAACATTCCATCAGACCACAAATCCTCCAACCAAACAGGAGGCAGCAATGCCAGCAAGAGGGCTGGCCCCATCAAGAAGCCAGTGCTgaaggagatgaagagagagggaggggaagctgatggaggagaaaaaacaaacccagGTTTTGGGAAAGATAAAGACCAAGATGGTGGACATCCGGCCTCCACAAAGCAGGAAGCCTCCTCCATCTCCCAGAACACATCAGCTCCATCTAAAGATGAGCCTGCCCAGACAGCCAAACCCAGGAACGGAGGAAAAGAACGATCctcaggaggaggtgggggaggctCAGGTAGAGGGCCGAAAGATGTGGACACCACTTCTTCAGGATTTTCAGGGTCCTCCTCAAGAAGGGACAGAGACCGCTCCTTTGAAAGAGGAGGTAACACCTCCCACCACCATGGAGTCCCTGCCAAAGGCAGCAGAGCCAGTCGTGGACGAGGGGGAGAGTTCTATGGGCGTGGACGTGGTTACCGGGGCACCTACACAGCCAGTGCTGGGGCCACTGGTAGCAGTCGGGGCAGAATGGGTGGAAGGAGTGGCAGAGACTACCGCTCATCTGTTGGTGGTGGCCATCACCAGGAGTCAAAGGGTGAGGGGACCGGCGGCAGGCATGGTCAGGATCGGTCCCAGCATAACCCAGCCAGGGCCAGGAACCGTAGCGAAACCCGCAGTGAGGGTTCGGAATATGAGGAAATCCCCaagagacggagggagagggGTTCAGAGACTGGCAGTGAGAGTGGTGCAAGTGACCTCGGTCACTCAGACAAGGAAGACAACCAGAAACCCAACACAAAGAATGGCTCCGATAATGCGAACACCACTGGCAGCGGCATCATGTCATCTGCACCACCCAGAGGTTCCCAGGCCCGTGTCTTCACCCCCAGGGGTGTGCCCTCTAGGAGGGGCAGGGGTGGAGGCAGTGGAGGAGGAACCATTTACAGGAGTAGTGGCAATGTTGGAGGAACACCTGGGGGACACCGGGTTGGACCCAGTTCAGGCTCTCACGGTGGGTCCTCCAAGTCATCAGCCTCAGCCCGGAAACAGCAAGGCCCACCACAAACCTCTGGGCCCAAAGACCTTGGACGGGGAGGAAATGGTGGAGAGAAGAAGGACAAGATAGCTGATTCAAGTCAAACTCAAACTCAGGGGACTAATCCCCCTCAGCCGTCTTTGCCTGCTACAGCTCCTGCCACTCTAGGTTCCACTGAAAATGGAGGGGTTGTGACCCAGCAAGCTTCAACCAACTCTACGTCAAACGCTGGAGGGCCGAATGCACTCCCTCTTCCCGCTAACCGTGGGTTCCCTCCAAGTGGGTTTGAGCGACCCCCTAGACGTCGCCGTCATGGACGTTCCCAGCACCAGCAGGACAAGCCGCCCCGCTTCCGGAAACTGAAGGAGCGAGAGAATGCTGCGCGAATCAACGGAGGAGTTGGGGTCATCGGGGGTGGGAGACCCTCATCTCCTTCCCTGAATTCAGTTCAGGACAGTAACGGAGCCCCCATCCCTGCTCCCATGACGGGCAATGCCCAAAATGCTAACCACAACGCCACACTAACCACCAACAGTAACAGTGGCGGAGGGCATCTTGGCAATGCAAATagtcaccaccatcaccactacAACCAGGGCAATGCTGGGCCAACCCACCCCCAGCACCATCACAGCCATGGTGCAAAGTCCCCTGACTTCACCAACCAGAACTCAGACCAGGCCAACGAGGAGTGGGAGACCGCCTCTGAGAGCAGCGACTTCACAGAGttcagagacagggagggaggaggaggaggagggaaaacatATTCTtctcaccatcaccaccacctgggaaggggaggagggggcagtGGAGGCGGTGGTGTGGTGGAGCGTGAGATAGCGGGAAAAGAGCCCTCAGCGAATAAGAGAAGCTTCTCAAGCCAGCGTCCTGGCATGGAGCGACAGAACCGGAGGGTCAACGCTGGAGGACCTGGAGGcggagggggaggcagaggcCCACGCGGCCCACCCGGTGGTGGCTCCGGTGGACCTGGTAATGGGGGTGGCAACCGCGGGGAGAAACGTGGCAACTGGCCCTCTCCAAAAAATAGGAAATga